From Epinephelus lanceolatus isolate andai-2023 chromosome 5, ASM4190304v1, whole genome shotgun sequence, the proteins below share one genomic window:
- the LOC117262034 gene encoding RNA polymerase II elongation factor ELL, giving the protein MAALRQEHRYGLSCGKINKNTPNQTLYHVKLTDTAIRTLEAYQNLKASLSNQPAICFKGSQGYVKIPAPTPESPDGFRVFSFYLSSDSKDKPQSSFDCIHQYVSGEGRDHLEGQGSIQDKITVCATDDSYQTTRERMSQVEKDIWSRSAIEIKPGPSKCVKVQRKQGLVSGSDSSNKHSPSNKRSLVPSPVAHRPLRDRIIHLLALKPYRKPELLLWLERERASPKDKADLTSVLDEVGKLNSKDHSYSLKDELYRHVQRDWPGYLEEEKQLIHRLLIRKLQPLHSSQLKSPQSNHSFHKTPGDSPAHLSPAKNLSVKRPLPSDPSNFQTPKKQRLLDQCLPQQSPSHGDCGTNGRSSSSLGNSRVQIKLEFDKTNNHLQGSPHGLYSPHKLTGSSTVPKLESTEPAPTAPSPKPPHTDTSICTDQPFTNGQHKKKRSKKHKDKERERLKPDWIETSPDLKQNRENLKDHEGEKTPVNRTSAEELPDYLIKYSTITALEQRQQYKDDFCAEYDEYRALHDRIGAITEMFVQLGSKINTLSPGTQEYKLMEDQILQKYKKYKKKFPGYREEKKRCEYLHLKLSHIKGLITHYDQAQGLS; this is encoded by the exons gCATCACTATCAAATCAGCCAGCGATTTGCTTCAAGGGGAGCCAGGGG TACGTGAAGATCCCAGCACCAACCCCTGAATCTCCGGATGGATTCAGAGTCTTCTCATTCTACCTTTCCAGTGACAGCAAAGACAAGCCTCAGTCCAGCTTTGACTGCATTCACCAGTATGTCTCAGG GGAGGGCAGGGATCACCTGGAGGGCCAGGGTAGCATTCAGGACAAGATCACAGTTTGTGCCACAGATGATTCCTACCAGACGACCCGGGAGCGCATGTCTCAGGTGGAGAAGGACATCTGGAGCCGCTCAGCAATTGAGATCAAGCCGGGGCCAA GTAAGTGCGTGAAGGTCCAGAGGAAGCAGGGTCTGGTATCAGGCTCAGATAGCAGCAACAAGCACTCCCCCAGCAACAAGAGGAGCCTGGTTCCCAGCCCTGTGGCACACCGACCCTTGAGAGATCGCATCATTCATCTCCTGGCCTTAAAGCCCTACAGGAAACCTGAGCTGCTACTGTGGTTGGAGAGGGAGCGGGCCAGTCCAAAGGACAAGGCTGACCTGACCTCAGTACTGGATGAG GTTGGTAAACTGAACTCTAAAGACCACAGCTACTCTCTGAAGGATGAGCTCTACAGACACGTCCAGAGAGACTGGCCGGGATATTTAGAGGAGGAGAAGCAACTCATCCACAGGCTCTTGATTAG GAAACTTCAGCCACTCCACAGTAGCCAGTTGAAGAGTCCCCAATCCAACCATTCATTCCACAAAACTCCCGGGGACTCTCCAGCACATCTCAGTCCTGCCAAGAATCTCTCTGTG AAACGCCCGTTGCCCTCGGACCCTTCCAACTTTCAGACCCCTAAAAAACAAAGACTATTAGACCAGTGTTTGCCTCAGCAGTCACCGTCTCATGGAGACTGTGGCACCAACGGTCGCAGCTCCTCCAGTCTTGGAAACTCTAGAGTACAGATCAAACTGGAGTTTGACAAAACCAACAATCATCTCCAGGGGAGCCCACATGGTCTGTACTCACCGCACAAACTCACTGGGTCATCTACTGTTCCCAAACTGGAGAGCACGGAGCCAGCTCCTACTGCACCCAGCCCTAAGCCgccacacactgacacatccaTTTGCACTGACCAACCTTTCACCAATGGCCAACACAAGAAGAAGAGGTCCAAGAAGCACAAAGACAAAGAACGAGAGCGCTTAAAACCAGACTGGATTGAGACAAGTCCAGACTTGAAGCAGAACAGAGAAAATCTCAAAG ACCATGAGGGAGAGAAAACACCTGTCAATCGAACCTCAGCAGAGGAACTGCCTGACTATTTAAT aAAATACAGCACCATAACAGCACTGGAGCAGCGTCAACAGTATAAGGACGACTTCTGTGCCGAGTACGATGAATACAGAGCTCTTCATGACCGGATTGGGGCTATCACAGAGATGTTTGTTCAGTTGGGCTCAAAGATCAACACTCTCTCCCCGGGAACACAAGAGTACAAG cttaTGGAGGACCAAATActacaaaagtacaaaaagtatAAGAAA AAGTTTCCTGGATATCGGGAAGAGAAGAAGCGATGCGAGTACCTCCATCTCAAACTGTCGCATATCAAAGGCCTGATCACACATTACGACCAAGCGCAGGGACTCTCATAG